A segment of the Anopheles cruzii chromosome 2, idAnoCruzAS_RS32_06, whole genome shotgun sequence genome:
TTTGCAAAGCTACGTAAAATCCTTCCTGTGGTCGTCTGGCGAAGGAGTTCCGATCCATCTCTACGTGGAGCGAAAAGAACCGACAAGTAAGTTCCTTCGGATCGCGTGAGTCGCGAGATCTAGGGGAACGCGTGTTGTGGCATACATTAATTTGCCCTGTTTCATTCTATTTCACACAGACACTTCGTCGGTAATCTTCTTCAACGCGGCCGATCTGTATGCGGGAAACCGAAAGTTTAATGTGCTGATCGAAAAGGTGGAAGATTTTCATATCAAGAAAGACTTTATGTTTGCCTCGCAACGTCTGCCGAACAACACGCAGCTGCTGATATCGTACAAGCGGGGCAAGTTCGTGAAGGCAGATTTCCAAACGGAACTGGACATTCGCGGATACCACGTGGCCGACGTGGAGGGCCGACGGATCATGATTTCGGTCGTGCACACCGAGCGCATCTCGCACCTGTACGTGTCGGAGTCGAACGATGATTTAACCGACATCAAGTTTGTACCAAGCTTGGAGAACGTCTTCAGCTACATACCGGACCTGAACTGGCGCTCGAGTTGGTTGGTGTAAGTAGTGCGCAAATTGTGTTCGAATCGTTGGGGCGGGATTGTTGACggatgttttgattttgcagCAAATCTTCTGATACGGCATTCACCGACCTGTACCGGGTGGAGGGTTTGCGTGGTATCTATATTGCTTCGAAGATGAATCGAATCCCGGTTGCCGAAACGATCACGCCCGACTATCTGGTGTCGGTGATCACGTTCGATCACGGTGCTACTTGGCGGCCGATCAAGGCACCCGAAGCGGACGATGAAGGCCAACCATTGACGAACTGTGGCAAAGATTGTAGCTTGcatttgttgcaaaagttttgctCACTGTACCCGGTAACGAGGTGAGTTTTGAGAGGGCCCCAAAGAACAGGGGTTGGATACGCGCGAGATGCTAATCGGGGCTATTTGCATGCTTTTTTTTCGAACCCGAAGGTCGGTTACTATCATGAGCTCTAAATCAGCCCCCGGGGTCATCATGGCATCGGGCGTGGTGGGAAAATCGCTCAAAGGTCACCCGGGCGTCTACATTTCCCGCGATGCTGGCCTGACGTGGAAGCAAATACTCAAGAACTATCATTTCTTCAACATGGGCGATCATGGGGGTCTGCTGGTGGCCGTGAAGTACTTCAAATCGAAGGGCGAAACGAACGAGATCCTCTACTCGACCGACGAAGGTGAAAAGTGGCAATCGGCTCCGTTCAGTGGCTCCCAGCTCAAGGTGTACGGACTCATGACGGAACCGGAGGCGAACGGAACCATCTTCACGCTGTTCGGGTCGGAACAGGACGAACACCGGTGGCTTATTATCAAGCTGGACCTGAAGCAAGCGTTTACGTCGAACTGTACCGAAGATGACTACAAGTTTTGGGCACCCGGTGGGCCGCACAATGCCAGCGCGGGATACTTTATGCCGTGCGTTCTCGGTCGACAGGACACGTACCAGCGGCGCAAACCGCACGCAAACTGTCACAATGGGCTCGACTACGAGCGTCCGATTCGGCAGGAAGTTTGTGCGTGCAACTACTGGGACTTTGAGTGCGACTTCGGGTTTGTGCGCAGCGGACAGAAGCGTTCGTTTTGCGTGCGCAACCGAACGTCCACGCACCTCGTCGATCCGTACGCGATTCCGGCTTCCTGTAAGGCGGGTGCGTTTTACAATCGCACCCGTGGATACCGCAAAATCGAAGGGGATGTGTGTGTCGATGGCTTCGCGTCCCAGTTCCTGCCGCAGCCCGTCCCTTGTCCGGTCGGCGAGATGAACGAGTTCTTGATCGTGGCCCAGCGGGAAAAGATCTCTCGCATTGATCTGCGCCCCGACGGAACCGAGGAACGACTCGATCTGGCCATTGAAGGGCTGAAGAATGTGATCGCGATCGAGTTCGACCTGAAACGGAACTGTGTTTTCTGGGCAGACATCATGACGGACGTGATTGGGCGGCAGTGTCTGAACGGGAACGCCACACCGGAAGTGCTGGTGGATAATGGATTGTCGTCGGTGGAAGGTATGTCGTACGATTGGATCTCCGATGTGCTGTTCTTCGTGGACGGAATGCGATTGATGATTGAAGCGCTGCGTgtaccgccgccggccaccacggTGAACTCCGCAACCGGTCACCGGGTACCGAACATTCGGCGCACCATCATCGACGGGAAGCATCTGAACAAACCGCGCGGAATCGTTGTGCACCCGCTCGAGGGGTACCTGTTCTGGACGGACTGGAACTCGATTCGACCGTCGATCTCGCGCTCCAACATGGATGGTACGGATGTGCGCGAACTGTTCACCAAACCGGACGTGGCCTGGCCGAATGGTGTGACGATCGACTACATGGCCGAGCGGTTGTATTGGGTGGACGCGAGCAAGGATTACATTGCCAGCAGCGATCTGGAGGGCAAAAACTTCCACAAGGTGCTGCAGCAGGACCCGTACGTGCAGCACCcgttcgccgtggccgtgctcaAGGACGTCATGTACTGGGACGATTGGAAGAAAAACTCCGTCTTCTCGGCCGACAAGGACCACGGCATCATGGTGCGGTTGGTGGCCGAAGGGATGGCCAACTCGATGGACATGAAGGTGTACGGCCACACGATCCAGATCGGAACCAACGGGTGCGCCGGAGCGGACAATCGCTGCTCGCACATGTGTGTCGCAGGGCCAAAGAACACCATCAGCTGTCTGTGCCCCGACGGGATGGAGCTGAGGGGCGGCACCAAGTGTGAGTGTCCGCAGGGCACGACGCCCGATCCCGGCGGTAGCTTGGTTTGCAAACGCACGGGCAAGACGTGTGGGGCAAAGTTTTTCGACTGCAACAATACGATGTGCGTGCCGCTTATATACCGATGCGATGGGGACGATGATTGTACGGACGGCAGTGACGAGGAGGGCTGCCCGGCGGGGAAACCGGCCTGTCCGCCGCACATGTTCACGTGCAAGTCGGATCGGCAGTGTGTGCCCAAGTACTTTGTGTGCGACTTTGACCGCGACTGTCAGGATGGAAGTGACGAGCAGAACTGCAAGACGGCTCAGTGTAAGGGGGACGAGTTCGCTTGTGACAATGGGCGGTGCATTAAGCATAGCTGGGTGtgcgacggcgaggacgattGCCGCGATGGGTCCGACGAGAAGCAGTGCCAGAAGCGCAACGGTACGCGTTTGGTGGAGTGCAAAGCCGACGAGTTCCGGTGTaacgccacggccacctgTCTGCCGAAGCAGTGGCGCTGCGACACGGAGGTCGACTGCTCGGATGGTTCGGATGAGGTGAACTGTACGCAGAATGCCTGCGAATCGTGGATGTTTACGTGCGTCAGCGATGGAAAGTGTATTTACAAAACGTGGCACTGCGACGGCGAAGAGGACTGTCGCGATGGGAGCGACGAGCGCAACTGTACAACTGCTGGTGGCGGACTCGTCAACAATGGCACTTCGAAAGACACGGGCAAAAAGCCAGGTATTAACTTTATGCCCGGCCAGCAGTGCCACGATTGGATGTTCAAGTGCAACAACGACAAGTGTGTGCCGTACTGGTGGAAGTGTGATGGCGTGAACGATTGTGAGGATCACTCGGACGAGCAAGGGTGCGGCGACAAAGAGGACAATTCGGGCGCGACTACCACCGTGACTCCGTTGCGGCCATCGGTCACACCGACCCGGGCCAGGAATAAGGGCCGTACGTGTGGGTTGCACGAGTATCGGTGCGATTCGGGGACTTGCATTCCGAAGCGCTTCGTTTGCGACGGCTACAACGATTGTCCGGGGAGCGGCGAGGATGAAGAAAATTGTCCCACTCACAAGCTGTGCAACAACAGTAACTTCCgctgccggacggacggggcaTGCCTGCCAATGGACAAACTGTGCAACGGAGTAAAGGACTGTGCCGACGGGAGCGATGAAGAGTGCAACTTTCAACCAACGACGTAAGTATCGGATCGATGGActgcaaatttattgcttcGGGTTTTTCGAAGCGAAGAATATTTGTTTGAATGTCGAAAGTTGCAATATTCTTGCTCCTTGCATGGCGCACCATCTCGTCTGTAGTAAAATATTGTAAAGTCGTTCTTTCTTCTGCTCCTGCTGAATATTTTCCCTAAACAGATCGGATACGACGAACCGAAACTGTAGCACCAATCCGGGTGTGTTCGAGTGCGACAATAGTTGCTTTGCCCTCATTCTGCAGTGTGATGGAAAACCGGCCTGCTACGATGGTACGGACGAGGAGAACTGTAGCGGCAACCGGAAGGGACCTCATTATCAGGTAGGGGTTGTGCCGCTGCCGGGGTTGTAGGAAACATGGTTGACGTTTCTTTTCCTCCCTTAGGTCACCCAAATTAGTGTGGATCAGCGCTCGCTAAACTCGACCAGTTTTCTGATTTACTGGTGGATTCCGCTGCATGCTAACGTGACACTGGAATATTTGCCCTCGATCTACTACAACAAAGAGTGGAAAAATGTCACCAATTGGATTAGCCAGATGGAGTATCGGTTCACCAACTTGAAACCCTACACCAGCTACAAGGTTACGACGT
Coding sequences within it:
- the LOC128268708 gene encoding sortilin-related receptor-like, with the translated sequence MVVMLAFVVVPTEQQHGGTVRHGFPPDVLHVEPDIDTSRRLPRTVTLGAGDESVDPEVSTLLGRSAFLRNELLHRARRDVGPNVKNGSATVDGSSAGGAASGSSTINAAASTEFTSSSSAIVAKTTQLNDSHGQLIVHWLGEGTDIMICLAREPPDTDLKSPPPPPSRIFMSNDYGDTFEDKTKQFMLDVNGTKVNSTVEQFFTHHKFNTIVFIDPRNQAIFTSEDFGKTITVRKLDFTPSDVSFYDADSRTFLVLDKRDPQRKLYYTTDFGASFTLLQSYVKSFLWSSGEGVPIHLYVERKEPTNTSSVIFFNAADLYAGNRKFNVLIEKVEDFHIKKDFMFASQRLPNNTQLLISYKRGKFVKADFQTELDIRGYHVADVEGRRIMISVVHTERISHLYVSESNDDLTDIKFVPSLENVFSYIPDLNWRSSWLVKSSDTAFTDLYRVEGLRGIYIASKMNRIPVAETITPDYLVSVITFDHGATWRPIKAPEADDEGQPLTNCGKDCSLHLLQKFCSLYPVTRSVTIMSSKSAPGVIMASGVVGKSLKGHPGVYISRDAGLTWKQILKNYHFFNMGDHGGLLVAVKYFKSKGETNEILYSTDEGEKWQSAPFSGSQLKVYGLMTEPEANGTIFTLFGSEQDEHRWLIIKLDLKQAFTSNCTEDDYKFWAPGGPHNASAGYFMPCVLGRQDTYQRRKPHANCHNGLDYERPIRQEVCACNYWDFECDFGFVRSGQKRSFCVRNRTSTHLVDPYAIPASCKAGAFYNRTRGYRKIEGDVCVDGFASQFLPQPVPCPVGEMNEFLIVAQREKISRIDLRPDGTEERLDLAIEGLKNVIAIEFDLKRNCVFWADIMTDVIGRQCLNGNATPEVLVDNGLSSVEGMSYDWISDVLFFVDGMRLMIEALRVPPPATTVNSATGHRVPNIRRTIIDGKHLNKPRGIVVHPLEGYLFWTDWNSIRPSISRSNMDGTDVRELFTKPDVAWPNGVTIDYMAERLYWVDASKDYIASSDLEGKNFHKVLQQDPYVQHPFAVAVLKDVMYWDDWKKNSVFSADKDHGIMVRLVAEGMANSMDMKVYGHTIQIGTNGCAGADNRCSHMCVAGPKNTISCLCPDGMELRGGTKCECPQGTTPDPGGSLVCKRTGKTCGAKFFDCNNTMCVPLIYRCDGDDDCTDGSDEEGCPAGKPACPPHMFTCKSDRQCVPKYFVCDFDRDCQDGSDEQNCKTAQCKGDEFACDNGRCIKHSWVCDGEDDCRDGSDEKQCQKRNGTRLVECKADEFRCNATATCLPKQWRCDTEVDCSDGSDEVNCTQNACESWMFTCVSDGKCIYKTWHCDGEEDCRDGSDERNCTTAGGGLVNNGTSKDTGKKPGINFMPGQQCHDWMFKCNNDKCVPYWWKCDGVNDCEDHSDEQGCGDKEDNSGATTTVTPLRPSVTPTRARNKGRTCGLHEYRCDSGTCIPKRFVCDGYNDCPGSGEDEENCPTHKLCNNSNFRCRTDGACLPMDKLCNGVKDCADGSDEECNFQPTTSDTTNRNCSTNPGVFECDNSCFALILQCDGKPACYDGTDEENCSGNRKGPHYQVTQISVDQRSLNSTSFLIYWWIPLHANVTLEYLPSIYYNKEWKNVTNWISQMEYRFTNLKPYTSYKVTTYVRVKNQPKITPPYIYYEIATTEGIPTPPLNVSVTQKNGSFVQVSWEPPKESNGRLEGYTVNFRSQSKNVLPAQTVKASITETSVIIDKEFKPDVVYEFWVKARNGKHESGTSKMVPLKFDGTAFVEKINRIEVLNKTAKSVTLQWKPVSNADGYVVMPILPQTYPVLPTITVRNATNVTLDNMVPGTQYVIKVAAFVKKFFGQHETTIIPFDGTQLPALNVVVKEITDKYALLEWSEPKGVNLGGQLVYGVYYGTSMDALFEAARLNTTSTSVKLTGLTLCQSYLVSVGIVGPIGPGPLGRNPLKLETAYNRMLPPKDLNVHINETSQEMTIEWQHSCTLEATVYPAYIITVRELTLNQTSVVTVQPSGNKTLVHVFRRIPKGAAYEVSVRTDLPDAQAAVYMVNSRQLPAPVKLQVWPEVNGTYVVYWKPVSDFKDDGYTYEVLVKEGLAVNSSAPPVVTLHSKEPPILINPEHLKSINENGFFTVGVRLKTDQGLFSDIAEAESFARHSVQGLLQSSTSSNAIYWMWLVPVLVIGIAMAALVFTLQRHQRLQNSFSRFANSHYDTRTGATRIGCTLDDDEHEHQEVPRSFSDDEPLVIA